The following are encoded together in the Vibrio splendidus genome:
- a CDS encoding DUF3624 domain-containing protein — translation MTCIHCNKSEKIRNKLGRCQRCMNQLMVLSILSWGAWWLFFKEDPKTINAIALMMAAFAFSGLLSLHGIMKFVVLPLRNKKR, via the coding sequence ATGACATGCATTCATTGCAATAAAAGTGAAAAAATCCGTAACAAACTCGGCCGCTGCCAGCGCTGCATGAATCAGCTGATGGTGTTGTCGATTTTAAGTTGGGGAGCATGGTGGTTGTTTTTCAAAGAAGACCCAAAAACCATCAATGCCATCGCTTTGATGATGGCCGCTTTCGCATTCAGTGGCTTGCTGTCGTTACATGGGATAATGAAATTTGTCGTGCTGCCTTTAAGGAACAAAAAGCGCTAA
- the argH gene encoding argininosuccinate lyase, whose protein sequence is MALWGGRFTQAADTRFKDFNDSLRFDYRLAEQDIVGSIAWSKALQSVNVLTEEEQQRLELALNELKLEVMEDPEQILRSDAEDIHSWVEQQLIGKVGDLGKKLHTGRSRNDQVATDLKLWCRQQGNQLLLALDRLQSQMVNVASQHQETVLPGYTHLQRAQPVTFAHWCLAYVEMLERDYSRLNDAIKRLDTCPLGSGALAGTAYPMDREELAHNLGFRRATRNSLDSVSDRDHVMELMSIASISMLHLSRLAEDMIFYNSGESNFIELADTVTSGSSLMPQKKNPDALELIRGKTGRVYGSLAAMMMTVKALPLAYNKDMQEDKEGLFDALDTWNDCMEMAALCFDGIKVNGERTLEAAKQGYANSTELADYLVAKGIPFREAHHIVGVTVVAAIAKGCALEELTIAEMKEFSEVIEEDVYDILTIESCLEKRSALGGVSPQQVAYAVDQAEKRLSQRDTSIVKVRPARLTDIEALEGMVAYWANMGENLPRSRNELVRDIGSFAVAEHHGEVTGCASLYVYDSGLAEIRSLGVEAGWQGQGQGTAIVQHLVDKARQMAIKKVFVLTRTPEFFMKHDFLPTSKSLLPEKVLKDCDQCPRQHACDEVALEVNLVEQIIAKVNVA, encoded by the coding sequence ATGGCATTATGGGGCGGTAGATTTACCCAAGCAGCAGACACCCGGTTCAAAGATTTTAACGATTCTCTTCGTTTTGATTACCGATTGGCTGAGCAAGACATTGTGGGCTCTATTGCCTGGTCAAAGGCTCTACAATCGGTCAACGTTCTAACAGAAGAAGAACAGCAAAGACTAGAGCTTGCACTGAACGAGCTAAAACTTGAAGTGATGGAAGATCCTGAACAGATCTTACGTTCTGATGCAGAAGATATTCACAGCTGGGTTGAGCAACAACTTATCGGTAAAGTCGGTGATTTGGGCAAAAAACTGCACACTGGCCGTTCTCGTAATGACCAAGTGGCGACCGACCTTAAACTATGGTGTCGTCAACAAGGTAACCAACTGCTACTCGCGCTTGATCGTCTGCAAAGCCAAATGGTGAATGTTGCTTCTCAGCATCAAGAAACCGTGCTTCCTGGCTACACTCACTTGCAACGTGCTCAGCCGGTAACTTTTGCTCACTGGTGTTTGGCTTACGTAGAAATGCTTGAGCGTGATTACTCACGTTTGAATGATGCTATTAAGCGTCTAGATACATGTCCGCTGGGTTCTGGTGCCCTTGCAGGAACTGCTTACCCGATGGACCGTGAAGAGTTAGCTCACAACTTAGGTTTCCGTCGTGCAACGCGCAACTCTCTAGATTCAGTTTCTGACCGTGATCATGTGATGGAGCTGATGTCGATCGCTTCTATTTCAATGCTTCACCTTTCACGTCTTGCAGAAGATATGATTTTCTACAACTCAGGTGAATCGAACTTCATCGAGTTAGCGGATACCGTGACGTCAGGTTCATCTCTGATGCCACAAAAGAAAAACCCGGATGCGCTCGAACTTATCCGTGGCAAAACTGGCCGTGTTTATGGTTCATTAGCCGCAATGATGATGACAGTGAAAGCCCTGCCTTTGGCGTACAACAAAGACATGCAAGAAGATAAAGAAGGTCTGTTCGACGCTTTAGACACTTGGAATGATTGTATGGAAATGGCTGCTCTTTGTTTTGACGGCATTAAAGTGAACGGCGAACGTACACTTGAAGCGGCGAAACAAGGTTATGCAAACTCAACAGAACTGGCTGATTACCTAGTAGCGAAAGGCATTCCTTTCCGTGAAGCTCACCATATTGTTGGTGTGACGGTAGTGGCGGCGATTGCTAAAGGTTGCGCATTAGAAGAGTTAACCATCGCAGAGATGAAAGAGTTCTCTGAGGTGATTGAAGAGGATGTGTATGACATCCTGACTATTGAATCGTGTCTCGAAAAACGTAGCGCGCTAGGCGGTGTATCACCACAGCAAGTGGCTTACGCGGTTGACCAAGCTGAGAAGCGTTTATCACAGCGTGACACTTCCATCGTCAAGGTTCGTCCTGCTCGTCTGACGGATATTGAAGCGTTGGAAGGCATGGTGGCCTACTGGGCGAACATGGGTGAAAACCTACCTCGTTCTCGTAATGAACTGGTGCGTGATATTGGCTCGTTTGCTGTCGCAGAACATCATGGTGAGGTGACAGGTTGTGCATCACTCTATGTGTATGACTCTGGTTTAGCGGAAATTCGCTCGCTCGGTGTTGAGGCTGGGTGGCAAGGTCAAGGGCAGGGTACAGCGATTGTGCAGCACTTGGTTGATAAAGCACGACAAATGGCCATTAAGAAGGTGTTTGTACTGACTCGTACTCCAGAGTTCTTTATGAAGCATGACTTCTTACCGACATCAAAATCTCTGCTGCCAGAGAAGGTGCTGAAAGATTGTGACCAGTGTCCTCGTCAACACGCGTGTGATGAAGTGGCCTTGGAAGTGAACTTGGTAGAGCAGATCATCGCTAAGGTTAATGTTGCATAA
- a CDS encoding argininosuccinate synthase — protein MSKVNVKKVVVAYSGGLDTSVIIPWLKENYDCEVIAFVADVGQGDEELIGIEEKAKASGASECYIADLKEEMVADYIYPTLKTGAYYEGKYLLGTSMARPIIAKAQVEVARKVGADALCHGCTGKGNDQVRFEGAFAALAPDLHVIAPWREWDLVSREECLDYLAERNIPCTASLTKIYSRDANAWHISTEGGVLENTWNAPDEDCWAWTVDPEQAPNESETVTLKVEKGEVVAVDGETMTPYNALVYLNKKGAKHGVGRIDIVENRLVGMKSRGCYETPGGTIMMEALRAVEQLVLDKAAFEFREELGVKASHLVYDGRWFTPLCKSILAATDELAQDVNGEVVIKLYKGHATVTQKRSDNSLYSEEFATFGEDEVYDQSHAEGFIRLYSLSSRIRALNSQK, from the coding sequence ATGAGCAAAGTTAACGTAAAGAAAGTTGTAGTAGCCTACTCTGGCGGTCTAGATACATCAGTAATCATCCCATGGTTGAAAGAGAACTATGACTGCGAAGTTATCGCATTTGTTGCTGATGTAGGCCAAGGCGATGAAGAGCTGATTGGCATTGAAGAGAAAGCCAAAGCATCTGGTGCTTCTGAGTGTTACATCGCTGACCTTAAAGAAGAGATGGTTGCTGACTACATCTACCCAACGCTAAAAACAGGCGCTTACTACGAAGGTAAATACCTACTAGGTACTTCAATGGCTCGTCCAATCATTGCGAAAGCTCAGGTTGAAGTTGCACGTAAAGTAGGTGCAGACGCTCTATGTCACGGTTGTACAGGTAAGGGTAATGACCAAGTTCGTTTTGAAGGTGCATTTGCTGCACTAGCACCAGACCTACACGTAATTGCACCTTGGCGTGAATGGGATCTAGTAAGCCGTGAAGAGTGTCTAGACTACCTAGCTGAGCGTAACATCCCTTGTACGGCTTCTCTTACCAAGATTTACTCGCGTGATGCAAACGCATGGCATATCTCTACAGAAGGTGGTGTTCTAGAAAACACATGGAACGCACCTGATGAAGATTGCTGGGCTTGGACTGTAGACCCAGAGCAAGCGCCAAACGAATCTGAAACAGTGACGCTTAAAGTTGAAAAAGGTGAAGTGGTAGCGGTTGATGGCGAAACAATGACGCCATACAACGCGCTGGTTTACCTAAACAAGAAGGGTGCTAAACACGGTGTTGGTCGTATCGATATCGTAGAGAACCGTCTTGTTGGTATGAAGTCTCGTGGTTGTTACGAAACTCCAGGTGGCACAATCATGATGGAAGCACTACGTGCAGTAGAGCAATTGGTTCTTGATAAAGCGGCATTCGAATTCCGTGAAGAGCTGGGTGTTAAAGCTTCTCACCTTGTGTACGATGGCCGTTGGTTCACTCCGCTATGTAAGTCAATTCTTGCAGCAACAGATGAGCTAGCACAAGACGTGAATGGTGAAGTGGTTATCAAACTTTACAAAGGCCATGCAACGGTGACTCAGAAGCGTTCTGACAACAGCCTGTACTCAGAAGAGTTTGCAACCTTTGGCGAAGATGAAGTTTACGACCAAAGCCACGCTGAAGGCTTCATCCGTCTTTACTCGCTATCAAGCCGTATCCGTGCTCTGAATAGCCAAAAGTAA
- the argB gene encoding acetylglutamate kinase has product MSLNNQPLIIKLGGAALSCGETLSKLFGAISAYQQQAQRPIVIVHGGGYLVDDLMNKLNLETIKKEGLRVTPYDQIPVIAGALAGTANKLLQGQAIKDGINAVGLSLADGGLCKVSELNPELGAVGKAEPGDSTVLQAILNAGALPIISSIGLTEQGQLMNVNADQAAVAVAGALDAELVLLSDVSGVLDGKGHLIPSLNQQQADDLIKGKVITDGMIVKVQAALEAANDLGRPIEVATWRYPDKLTQLFAGKSIGTQFLPQ; this is encoded by the coding sequence ATGAGCCTTAATAATCAACCATTAATCATAAAGTTAGGTGGCGCTGCGCTATCTTGTGGTGAAACACTTAGCAAGTTATTTGGTGCTATCTCTGCTTACCAACAACAGGCACAACGACCAATCGTGATTGTTCACGGCGGTGGTTACCTTGTTGATGATTTGATGAATAAGTTGAACCTTGAAACCATTAAGAAAGAAGGGCTACGTGTTACTCCTTATGATCAGATTCCTGTGATCGCTGGTGCACTAGCGGGCACGGCCAACAAATTGCTTCAAGGTCAGGCGATTAAAGACGGCATCAACGCCGTTGGTTTGAGCCTAGCTGATGGTGGTCTATGTAAAGTCAGCGAGCTGAACCCTGAATTAGGTGCAGTAGGTAAAGCGGAGCCGGGCGACTCAACCGTCCTGCAAGCGATTCTTAATGCTGGCGCACTGCCAATCATTAGCTCGATTGGTTTGACTGAGCAAGGCCAACTGATGAACGTCAATGCAGACCAAGCTGCTGTAGCTGTAGCTGGCGCGCTTGATGCTGAACTGGTACTGCTTTCTGATGTCAGTGGTGTATTGGATGGTAAAGGCCACCTGATTCCAAGCCTTAATCAGCAACAAGCCGATGACCTTATTAAAGGTAAAGTGATTACCGATGGCATGATCGTGAAAGTACAAGCTGCACTAGAAGCGGCTAATGACCTAGGACGACCAATTGAAGTTGCAACCTGGCGATACCCAGACAAGCTGACACAACTTTTTGCAGGTAAGAGCATAGGAACACAGTTTTTACCTCAGTAG
- the argC gene encoding N-acetyl-gamma-glutamyl-phosphate reductase, whose amino-acid sequence MLKTTIIGASGYTGAELALMINRHPELTLSGLYVSANSVDAGKPIAALHGKLAGLIDMPVQPLTNPEEVAKQSDVVFLATAHEVSHDLAPIFLENDCQVFDLSGAFRVKGENFYQEFYGFEHQHEQWLDKAAYGLAEWNEQEIKEAQLVAVAGCYPTASQLAIKPLVEAKLLDENQWPVINATSGVTGAGRKASMVNSFCEVSLQAYGVFNHRHQPEMAAHLGCDVIFTPHLGNFKRGILATITMKLADGVTEQQIQEAFEQAYQGKPAVRLLEETLPRIQDVEQTPFCDLGWKVQGQHIIVVSAIDNLLKGASSQAMQCLNLRYGFAPLTALV is encoded by the coding sequence ATGTTGAAAACCACGATCATTGGCGCAAGCGGCTACACAGGAGCAGAACTGGCTCTAATGATAAACAGACACCCTGAGCTCACGCTATCAGGTTTATATGTCTCAGCCAATAGTGTAGACGCAGGCAAACCTATCGCTGCACTGCACGGTAAGTTAGCTGGCCTGATTGATATGCCAGTGCAACCTTTAACAAATCCGGAAGAAGTGGCTAAACAGTCTGATGTGGTTTTCTTAGCCACTGCACACGAGGTGAGTCACGACCTAGCGCCAATCTTCCTTGAGAACGATTGCCAAGTGTTCGACCTATCGGGTGCATTCAGAGTTAAAGGCGAAAACTTCTATCAAGAGTTTTACGGTTTTGAACATCAACACGAACAATGGCTAGACAAAGCGGCTTACGGTTTAGCTGAATGGAACGAACAAGAAATCAAAGAGGCTCAGCTTGTTGCAGTCGCGGGTTGTTACCCAACCGCATCACAGCTGGCGATTAAGCCTTTAGTTGAAGCGAAGTTACTGGATGAGAATCAATGGCCAGTGATTAACGCGACCAGTGGTGTCACTGGAGCAGGCCGCAAGGCGAGTATGGTCAACAGCTTCTGCGAAGTAAGCCTGCAAGCTTATGGTGTATTCAACCACCGTCATCAACCTGAAATGGCTGCACATCTAGGATGTGATGTGATTTTCACCCCGCACCTAGGCAACTTTAAGCGTGGCATTTTAGCGACCATTACCATGAAACTGGCTGACGGTGTGACAGAACAACAGATACAAGAGGCCTTCGAGCAAGCTTATCAAGGTAAACCAGCTGTGAGATTACTCGAAGAGACCTTGCCAAGAATTCAAGATGTAGAACAAACACCTTTCTGCGATTTAGGTTGGAAGGTACAAGGTCAGCACATCATCGTTGTTTCAGCGATTGATAACTTATTAAAGGGTGCATCTAGTCAAGCGATGCAGTGTTTAAATTTACGTTATGGTTTTGCGCCATTAACTGCGTTAGTGTAA
- the argE gene encoding acetylornithine deacetylase, which translates to MQLPSFLEVYKGLISTDSISSTDPSWDHGNEKVIEKMAQWFKDVGFSVEVVEVEPGKHNMVAKMGSGEGGLLLAGHSDTVPFDEGRWNFDPHALTEHNNRFYGLGTADMKGFFAFVYEAAKKMDWSKQTKPLYVLATCDEETTMLGARHFTENAPFKPDYCIIGEPTSLVPIRGHKGHVANAVRVTGKSGHSSDPALGVNAIEIMHEVLFALMQLRDKLVKEYHHPGFAIPSPTLNLGHIHGGDSANRICGCCELHYDVRPLPGISLDGLDNMLRSALKEVEAKWPGRIEITPLHEPIPGYECQHDHPFIGGMESVCEIESQTVNYCTEAPFLQELCPTLVLGPGSIDQAHQPDEFLSFDFIDPTIDVLSKSIRKYCF; encoded by the coding sequence ATGCAATTACCGAGTTTTCTTGAGGTCTATAAAGGCCTAATTTCCACCGACTCCATTAGCTCCACCGATCCAAGCTGGGATCATGGCAACGAGAAAGTGATCGAAAAAATGGCTCAATGGTTTAAAGACGTAGGCTTTAGTGTTGAGGTGGTAGAGGTCGAACCCGGCAAGCATAATATGGTCGCAAAGATGGGTTCTGGCGAAGGGGGCTTATTGCTTGCAGGACACAGCGATACGGTGCCATTCGATGAAGGACGTTGGAATTTCGATCCTCACGCACTAACAGAACACAACAACCGCTTCTACGGATTAGGCACCGCCGATATGAAAGGCTTTTTCGCTTTCGTTTATGAAGCCGCGAAGAAGATGGATTGGAGCAAACAGACCAAGCCGCTCTATGTATTAGCAACCTGTGACGAAGAAACCACTATGTTGGGTGCACGTCATTTCACTGAGAATGCGCCATTTAAACCGGACTACTGCATCATTGGTGAGCCAACCAGCCTCGTGCCGATTCGTGGTCATAAAGGCCATGTCGCTAATGCTGTGCGAGTAACGGGTAAGTCAGGCCACTCTTCTGATCCGGCATTAGGCGTCAACGCCATCGAGATCATGCATGAAGTGCTGTTTGCTTTAATGCAGCTGCGTGACAAGCTAGTCAAGGAGTACCACCACCCGGGTTTTGCAATTCCAAGCCCGACCCTAAACCTTGGTCATATCCACGGTGGCGACAGCGCCAACCGTATCTGTGGGTGTTGTGAGCTGCACTATGATGTTCGTCCTTTACCGGGCATTAGCTTAGATGGCTTGGATAACATGCTGCGTAGCGCGCTTAAAGAAGTAGAAGCAAAATGGCCGGGCAGAATTGAGATTACTCCCCTGCATGAGCCAATCCCGGGTTATGAGTGCCAGCACGACCATCCATTTATTGGTGGCATGGAATCAGTTTGTGAAATTGAATCGCAAACCGTGAACTACTGTACTGAAGCACCTTTCCTTCAAGAGTTATGTCCAACCTTGGTGTTAGGTCCAGGCTCAATTGACCAAGCTCACCAACCGGATGAGTTCTTAAGCTTCGATTTTATTGACCCAACAATTGATGTTCTGAGTAAATCGATCCGTAAATATTGTTTCTAG
- the ppc gene encoding phosphoenolpyruvate carboxylase: MTMNEKYAALKSNVSMLGRLLGNTIQDAHGDVILEKVETIRKLSKSARAGNKADRDSLVEEIKNLPNEQLTPVARAFNQFLNLTNMAEQYHTISRHCEEHVCEPDVLQSLFSKLNQNDISKLDAAQAVRDLNIELVLTAHPTEITRRTMINKLVKINECLSKLELSDLSHKERVKTERRLEQLIAQGWHSDVIRQQRPTPLDEAKWGFAVVENSLWEAVPDFLRDMDGRLKGYLGEGLPIDARPVHFSSWMGGDRDGNPFVTHTITKEVLRLSRWKAADLYLGDVNELITELSMTKCNDAVRELAGDEHEAYRAILKSLRTLLNNTLEVLDAKLHDAEVPKKETLQNIDQLWTPLYACYQSLHECGMGVIADGSLLDTLRRLKAFGVHLVRLDVRQESTRHSDVLSELTRYLGIGDYDQWSEQDKIAFLTNELSSKRPLLPRDWEPSEQVKEVLDTCKVVAAQPREAFGAYVISMARTASDVLAVHLLLQECGCPYRMDVCPLFETLDDLNNSEAVMKQLMSIDLYRGFIQNHQMVMIGYSDSAKDAGVMSAGWAQYDAMDKLVKVCEEEGIELTLFHGRGGTVGRGGAPAHAALLSQPPKSLKGGLRVTEQGEMIRFKLGLPDVAVNSFNLYASAILEANLLPPPEPKQEWRDLMEVLSQVSCEAYRNVVRGEEKFVPYFRQATPELELGKLPLGSRPAKRNPNGGVESLRAIPWIFSWSQNRLVLPAWLGAGEAIQYSVDQGHQALLEEMCREWPFFSTRLGMLEMVYSKCNMEIAKYYDQRLVDKELLPLGELLREQLQKDIKAVLNVENNENLMQSDPWGLESIRLRNIYVEPLNMLQAELLYRTRKCETPPAELEEALMVTIAGIAAGMRNTG; the protein is encoded by the coding sequence ATGACAATGAACGAGAAATACGCCGCTCTCAAGAGTAACGTAAGCATGCTGGGACGCTTGCTAGGTAACACAATCCAAGATGCACATGGTGACGTTATCTTAGAGAAAGTGGAGACTATCCGTAAACTTTCCAAATCCGCCCGCGCAGGCAACAAAGCTGACCGTGACAGCCTAGTTGAAGAAATCAAAAACCTGCCGAACGAACAACTCACTCCTGTTGCTCGTGCATTTAACCAATTTCTCAACCTCACCAACATGGCAGAGCAATACCACACCATCTCTCGCCACTGTGAGGAGCATGTTTGCGAACCAGACGTGCTGCAATCTCTATTTTCTAAACTAAATCAAAATGACATCAGCAAGCTAGACGCGGCTCAAGCCGTTCGCGACCTGAACATTGAACTCGTTTTGACCGCTCACCCAACAGAAATCACTCGTCGAACCATGATCAACAAGCTGGTTAAGATCAACGAGTGTCTGTCTAAATTGGAATTAAGCGACCTATCACACAAAGAGCGCGTGAAAACAGAACGTCGCCTAGAGCAGCTTATCGCTCAAGGTTGGCACTCTGATGTGATTCGTCAGCAACGCCCGACACCACTTGATGAAGCTAAGTGGGGCTTTGCGGTTGTAGAAAACTCTCTATGGGAAGCCGTGCCTGATTTCCTACGTGATATGGATGGCCGACTAAAAGGTTACCTTGGTGAAGGCCTACCAATCGATGCACGCCCAGTTCACTTCTCATCTTGGATGGGTGGCGACCGCGATGGTAACCCATTCGTAACGCACACCATCACCAAAGAAGTACTGCGCCTATCTCGCTGGAAAGCCGCTGATCTGTACCTAGGTGACGTGAACGAGCTGATTACCGAACTGTCGATGACGAAGTGTAATGATGCCGTTCGTGAATTGGCTGGCGATGAGCACGAAGCTTACCGTGCAATCCTTAAGAGCCTACGCACTCTGCTGAACAACACGCTAGAAGTGCTTGACGCAAAACTGCATGATGCTGAAGTACCGAAGAAAGAAACACTGCAGAACATCGACCAACTTTGGACACCACTTTACGCGTGTTACCAATCGCTGCACGAATGTGGCATGGGCGTAATCGCGGATGGTTCTCTGCTTGATACCCTACGTCGCCTAAAAGCATTCGGTGTGCATTTAGTTCGTCTCGATGTTCGTCAAGAAAGTACACGTCACTCAGATGTCCTATCTGAACTGACTCGCTACCTAGGCATTGGCGATTACGACCAGTGGAGCGAGCAAGACAAGATTGCTTTCTTAACCAATGAATTAAGCTCAAAACGCCCACTGCTACCACGCGACTGGGAGCCATCTGAACAAGTCAAAGAGGTTTTAGACACCTGTAAGGTCGTTGCTGCTCAACCTCGCGAAGCCTTTGGTGCTTACGTAATTTCTATGGCTCGTACAGCATCGGATGTGCTGGCTGTTCACTTGCTGCTGCAAGAATGTGGTTGCCCGTACCGCATGGACGTATGTCCATTGTTCGAAACGCTGGACGACTTGAACAACTCAGAAGCAGTAATGAAACAGCTAATGAGCATCGATTTGTACCGTGGCTTTATCCAGAACCACCAAATGGTGATGATCGGATATTCTGACTCAGCAAAAGATGCTGGCGTAATGTCTGCAGGGTGGGCGCAATACGACGCAATGGACAAGCTGGTTAAGGTTTGTGAAGAAGAAGGCATTGAACTGACTCTATTCCACGGTCGTGGTGGTACGGTTGGTCGTGGTGGTGCTCCAGCGCACGCTGCACTTCTTTCTCAGCCACCTAAGAGCTTGAAAGGCGGCTTACGTGTAACAGAGCAAGGCGAAATGATCCGCTTTAAACTTGGCTTGCCAGATGTTGCCGTAAACAGTTTCAACCTATACGCAAGTGCGATTCTAGAAGCAAACCTTCTGCCGCCACCTGAGCCAAAGCAAGAGTGGCGCGATCTAATGGAAGTGCTTTCTCAAGTTTCTTGTGAGGCTTACCGCAACGTGGTTCGTGGCGAAGAGAAATTTGTACCTTACTTCCGTCAAGCGACACCAGAGCTAGAGCTCGGCAAACTGCCACTCGGTTCTCGCCCAGCAAAACGTAACCCGAACGGTGGCGTAGAAAGCCTACGTGCGATTCCATGGATCTTCTCTTGGAGCCAAAACCGTTTGGTACTTCCAGCATGGTTAGGTGCAGGTGAAGCAATCCAATACTCCGTAGATCAAGGCCATCAAGCGCTACTTGAAGAGATGTGTCGCGAATGGCCATTCTTTTCTACTCGTCTAGGTATGCTGGAAATGGTGTACTCGAAGTGCAACATGGAAATTGCGAAGTACTACGACCAACGCCTTGTTGATAAAGAACTGCTGCCGTTAGGTGAGTTACTGCGTGAACAGCTGCAAAAAGACATCAAAGCGGTACTAAATGTAGAGAACAACGAGAACCTGATGCAGAGTGACCCTTGGGGACTTGAGTCAATTCGTCTACGTAACATCTATGTTGAGCCACTAAACATGCTTCAAGCGGAACTGCTTTACCGTACTCGTAAGTGTGAAACACCACCAGCAGAGCTAGAAGAAGCACTAATGGTGACGATTGCAGGTATTGCAGCAGGTATGCGAAATACTGGTTAA
- a CDS encoding PadR family transcriptional regulator, with translation MSLPHVILTVLSTRDATGYDITKEFSSSIGYFWKASHQQVYRELNKMAQNDQVTCVLEPQEGKPDRKVYSITDAGRGALGEWFEQPTAHPTVRDEFSAKLMACAVQPADAYRVQLAELVEESRKLVSHYKEIEAAYYATPSTLDKQARLERLTLRRNLLIREAWIVWADEVLLELGALA, from the coding sequence ATGTCATTACCACACGTAATTCTAACCGTTTTAAGTACACGCGATGCTACTGGTTACGATATCACAAAAGAATTCTCTTCAAGCATTGGTTACTTCTGGAAAGCTAGCCACCAACAAGTTTACCGCGAGCTAAATAAAATGGCTCAGAACGACCAGGTAACTTGCGTGCTTGAGCCTCAAGAAGGCAAACCTGATCGTAAAGTTTACTCTATCACTGACGCAGGCCGTGGCGCGCTAGGTGAATGGTTTGAACAACCAACTGCACACCCAACCGTTCGTGACGAGTTCTCAGCTAAGCTAATGGCTTGTGCTGTACAACCTGCTGACGCTTACCGTGTACAACTTGCTGAGCTAGTTGAAGAGTCTCGCAAACTGGTCTCTCACTACAAAGAAATCGAAGCGGCTTACTACGCAACGCCATCTACACTAGACAAGCAAGCACGCCTAGAGCGTTTAACGCTTCGTCGTAACCTACTTATCCGTGAAGCATGGATTGTTTGGGCGGACGAAGTACTGCTTGAACTTGGTGCTCTTGCTTAA
- the metF gene encoding methylenetetrahydrofolate reductase yields MGYTHASHIDALNQNIAELSDNINVSFEFFPPSSEKMEETLWNSVHRLKTLQPKFVSVTYGANSGERDRTHSIIKEIKNQTGLVAAPHLTCIDASREELIQIADDYWANGIESIVALRGDIPAGGGAPEMYASDLVELLKSRHDFDISVAAFPEVHPEAKSAQSDLINLKRKVDAGANRAITQFFFDVESYLRFRDRCVAAGVDVEIVPGILPVSNFKQASRFAAMNNVKVPGWMAKQFEGLDDDPTTRQLVGASQAIDMVRTLSREGVKDFHFYTLNRAEMTYALCHTLGVRPQVAAL; encoded by the coding sequence ATGGGATACACACACGCTAGTCATATCGACGCTTTAAATCAGAATATCGCTGAACTTTCTGACAACATCAATGTGTCATTTGAGTTTTTTCCACCAAGCAGTGAGAAGATGGAAGAGACCTTGTGGAACTCTGTTCACCGTCTTAAAACACTTCAACCAAAATTTGTATCGGTAACTTACGGTGCAAACTCGGGTGAACGTGACCGTACCCACTCAATCATTAAAGAAATTAAGAACCAAACGGGCCTAGTGGCAGCACCACACCTCACATGTATTGATGCGAGCCGCGAAGAGTTGATTCAAATTGCCGACGACTACTGGGCAAATGGTATTGAAAGTATTGTTGCGTTGCGTGGTGACATCCCAGCAGGCGGCGGTGCGCCAGAGATGTACGCATCTGATCTAGTCGAGCTACTTAAATCTCGCCACGATTTTGATATCTCAGTAGCGGCATTCCCTGAGGTTCACCCTGAAGCAAAAAGCGCTCAATCTGACCTAATTAACCTAAAGCGTAAAGTGGATGCCGGTGCTAACCGTGCCATCACTCAGTTCTTCTTCGATGTAGAAAGCTACCTACGTTTTCGTGACCGTTGTGTGGCGGCTGGTGTTGATGTTGAGATTGTTCCAGGCATCTTACCTGTTTCTAACTTCAAACAAGCGTCTCGTTTCGCTGCGATGAATAACGTAAAAGTACCGGGCTGGATGGCGAAGCAATTCGAAGGCTTGGATGATGATCCAACGACTCGCCAGTTAGTCGGTGCGAGCCAAGCGATCGATATGGTTCGTACGCTGAGCCGTGAAGGTGTGAAAGACTTCCACTTCTACACGCTAAACCGTGCAGAAATGACCTACGCACTTTGCCATACTCTAGGTGTTCGCCCACAAGTTGCTGCGCTGTAA